A DNA window from Candidatus Binataceae bacterium contains the following coding sequences:
- a CDS encoding sulfurtransferase, whose amino-acid sequence MDKPKIALHDPDALVQSEWLAAHLGDPELRIFDCTTHLRQAEAGTNAPYAIVSGRADYDVAHIPGAGFLDLQGELSDNSVKLRFMLPSAEQFAAAMSRHGVGDGSKVILYSAGAMMWATRVWWMLREFGFKNVAVLDGGWEKWKAEGRPVSSEPCRYAPAQFTARPAAGMFVGKERVRAAIDEPNTVTINALPAEMHSGKGPAHYGRPGRVPGSVNVPYAALIDRQSRALAPLDEIAAKFKAAGVEKSKNVICYCGGGIAASLDLFVLHQLGFENLSLYDASMSEWANDKTLPLETD is encoded by the coding sequence ATGGACAAACCGAAAATCGCACTTCATGATCCTGACGCATTGGTGCAGTCCGAATGGCTCGCCGCTCACCTGGGCGATCCGGAGCTCCGGATCTTCGATTGCACGACTCATCTGCGTCAGGCCGAGGCCGGGACGAACGCGCCCTATGCGATCGTCAGCGGGCGCGCCGACTACGACGTCGCGCACATTCCCGGTGCGGGCTTTCTGGATTTGCAGGGCGAGTTGTCGGACAACAGCGTGAAGCTGCGCTTCATGCTTCCGAGCGCGGAGCAATTCGCGGCGGCGATGTCGCGCCACGGCGTAGGCGACGGATCGAAAGTCATCCTGTATAGCGCCGGCGCAATGATGTGGGCGACGCGGGTGTGGTGGATGCTTCGCGAGTTCGGATTCAAGAACGTGGCGGTACTCGATGGCGGATGGGAAAAGTGGAAGGCCGAAGGCCGGCCGGTTTCGTCGGAGCCTTGCCGCTATGCGCCCGCGCAATTCACCGCGCGCCCTGCCGCCGGGATGTTCGTCGGCAAGGAACGAGTCCGAGCGGCCATTGACGAACCCAACACCGTTACGATCAACGCGCTGCCCGCCGAGATGCACAGCGGCAAAGGTCCTGCGCACTATGGCCGCCCCGGAAGGGTTCCGGGGAGTGTCAATGTTCCGTATGCGGCTCTGATCGATCGTCAAAGCAGGGCGCTGGCGCCCCTCGATGAGATTGCGGCGAAGTTCAAAGCCGCGGGCGTGGAAAAATCCAAGAACGTGATTTGCTACTGCGGCGGCGGAATCGCCGCCAGCCTCGACCTATTCGTCCTGCATCAGTTGGGCTTCGAGAATCTCAGTCTGTATGACGCCTCGATGAGCGAGTGGGCTAACGACAAAACACTGCCGTTGGAAACCGACTGA